The following coding sequences are from one Virgibacillus necropolis window:
- a CDS encoding polysaccharide deacetylase family protein, translating into MYRWIIQAFVFFFLVVISFNPLTNPFESKKITTFSDVQYSVKNKDPLYEEITAKNSAYKIPPQNAVIDKVWKKIPGLNGREVNIDKSYKKMKKDGVFNKKLLVFDEIKPSISLNDLKPAPIYRGNPSKEMVSLMINVSWGTEYIPPILNILKEQHVKATFFIEGKWAKNNAEYVQMIAEQGHVIGNHAYNHPDMARLSEQEIMEQIKNTNDTLQAITGEKPTLLAPPSGSYTDQVVKVAASYNMETILWSVDTIDWKNPSVSVMMNRVTPKLHPGATILMHPTEAIVRGLKDLITVIQEKDYHLGTVEKLLSEERLN; encoded by the coding sequence ATGTATAGATGGATCATCCAAGCTTTTGTTTTTTTCTTTTTAGTAGTTATTTCGTTTAATCCTTTAACTAATCCTTTTGAATCAAAAAAAATTACTACATTCTCTGACGTACAGTACTCAGTGAAAAATAAGGATCCATTATATGAGGAAATAACAGCAAAAAATTCTGCATATAAAATTCCACCCCAAAATGCAGTAATCGATAAGGTATGGAAAAAGATTCCTGGCTTAAATGGTAGGGAAGTAAATATTGATAAATCATATAAAAAAATGAAAAAAGATGGTGTATTTAATAAAAAGCTACTTGTATTTGATGAAATCAAACCCAGTATTTCATTAAATGATTTAAAACCCGCGCCAATTTATCGTGGAAATCCATCTAAAGAAATGGTTTCTTTAATGATTAATGTTTCGTGGGGAACGGAATACATACCGCCAATTTTAAATATATTAAAAGAGCAACATGTAAAAGCAACTTTTTTTATCGAGGGAAAATGGGCTAAGAATAATGCGGAATATGTTCAAATGATAGCAGAACAAGGGCATGTAATTGGTAATCATGCATATAATCATCCCGATATGGCACGTTTATCTGAACAAGAAATAATGGAACAAATAAAAAACACGAATGATACACTTCAAGCTATAACCGGTGAAAAGCCAACATTATTAGCACCTCCAAGTGGAAGTTATACGGATCAAGTCGTAAAAGTAGCGGCTAGTTATAATATGGAGACTATTTTGTGGAGTGTAGATACCATTGATTGGAAGAATCCATCTGTATCTGTTATGATGAATCGAGTAACGCCTAAACTTCATCCAGGTGCAACCATTTTAATGCATCCTACTGAAGCAATAGTACGTGGTTTGAAAGATTTAATTACTGTAATACAAGAAAAAGACTATCATTTAGGTACAGTTGAGAAGTTACTTTCTGAGGAACGTTTAAATTAG